The Pseudorasbora parva isolate DD20220531a chromosome 21, ASM2467924v1, whole genome shotgun sequence sequence GCTGCAGATTTTACCTCGCGTGTCCCCCCAGCCGGTCACCCAGCAGTAGTGCCCTGGTTTAAGGTTGATCTGCTTGCGCGGCAGGCAGGCATAGCGGATGAAGTTACTGGTCTGGATGTCCGTGCCAGCTTTAACCAATGCGATGTCATAGTCTAGCTCACTGTGAGCTGGATAACGGAAGTGCTCATGCCTGTAGATCCTCTTCACTGGGAAAATACGCTCAGCGGTCTCTGATCTTTTCAGTTGATGCTTACCCAAAACGATACGCCAGCTACTAGCATCCTCTGCTTTCCCCCTGGGCAACGAGCACAAAGAAGGGGATACAAACTGTGATTGGCTAACTATGACATCTAGATAAGTTGTCCTGCACAAAATTCAGGCAGCACCCTTAGTACTGATGATAAACGTATGCTTTGCCTTACTTCTGGAAGCAGTGAGCAGCAGTAAGAATCCAGTTCTTATGGATCAGAGTTCCTCCACACACATGAACATAATGTTTACTCCCTCTGGGACGAACctattcaaataaatacaagCATTAACGACttcctttttctttcttttacacCTTGAGTTATGCTGTCATTTCAAGTGTAATTTACCTGCAGTGAGACCTGCCACGGCCAGGAGTGGGGTCTCGCCTCATTGCCCGACACGATACGCTCCACTGTGGTTGGTTTGAAATGAGCCAGACCACAGTCCTGCGGCCAGTCTAAGGACGAAACAATACTCAAGTCAATGTCAGTTAAAGTACCATGAAGACAAGCAAACACAAGGTACACAGGATTTATGTGGAAGCAAATGAAAGGTGTTGTACCAGGAGAGGAAAGAAGGAAAGGAAATCCATATTTGGATCTTTGAGAAAGATATAGAAATGtgtaaattcagttttttttcttcttctcaagATGGCACCACTTGAAATGCACTTGAAAAATGTCAGTGGTTTGCGTTCATTTCATTTCTCACCAAGGTGGAGGACTTTGTGCTGTTGAAGGCGACTGGGGTTGAATGCATGGGTGGAGGCTCTGTCCAGCGCCAGACCCAGAAGCATTAGCAACAGTGGAAAAAATGGGCTCCTTACTGCCATGATCTACAGTAAACTGTGTGTTGCACTCTGGTGGTTACCCATTTATACCATGCCTAGTGCAGAGGCCATCCTTTGTGCACTCCCCACCCCTGTCATTGGGACAAAGCACTTTCACAATACCCCTCCCAATCCTAGATTGTTCTGGTGGGGTAGCTGGGGGTTTTCAGAACAAGCTGGCCCCAGGGGATCATGGCAGTCCCATCAGCACTTTCAGCTACAGCCCTTGCTACAGTGCAAAACAACCCTCCCAGAATAGATTGCCAGTAGCCTCCTTACAGTCACGccatagctgtttggatgagcaGAAGTGCTGGCCTTCATATGGCCTTTCAAAACCTTGCAGGATTCAAGTTTTACCTTGGTAAAGCCCTGACAAATAATTAACAAGATTATGACTGATTCATGTGTCATTTATATATTCATTCCATTAAAGATTAGCAGAACCTGTTCTTAGCAAGCACTcatttatccaaagtgacttacagtccactcattacagaaaaaaatcccCT is a genomic window containing:
- the zgc:112285 gene encoding elastase-1, producing the protein MAVRSPFFPLLLMLLGLALDRASTHAFNPSRLQQHKVLHLDWPQDCGLAHFKPTTVERIVSGNEARPHSWPWQVSLQVRPRGSKHYVHVCGGTLIHKNWILTAAHCFQKGKAEDASSWRIVLGKHQLKRSETAERIFPVKRIYRHEHFRYPAHSELDYDIALVKAGTDIQTSNFIRYACLPRKQINLKPGHYCWVTGWGDTRGGKENVSLAEALNQARLPVIDYKTCRQKKFWGDRVRDSMICAGFRDTEGTPAACQGDSGGPLLCQVGRDRWEVRGIVSFGPIGCTVENKPSVFTRTAAYIPWIEATRIRDFFLH